One genomic segment of Oncorhynchus mykiss isolate Arlee chromosome 10, USDA_OmykA_1.1, whole genome shotgun sequence includes these proteins:
- the sh3pxd2b gene encoding SH3 and PX domain-containing protein 2B isoform X4, producing the protein MELLDKFPVEGGQKDPKRRIIPFLPGKILFRRSHIRDVAMKRLRPINEYCRALIQLPVYISQCEEVRVFFETRPEDLNPPKEEPIGKKKSGIVERATTFLKRGDSSAADPLLLDQYVAVTDYEKQESSEISLHVGQTVEVIEKNESGWWFVSSDEAQGWVPATCLEAQDDPDDFSLPGEEEEKYTVIYPYAARDQDEIDLESGMTVEVIQKNLEGWWKIRYQGQEGWAPASYLKKADILSQKLAAGHASTNDLDGFSKQQNQAKESKGDNKDQKDKGFSPFAKQHKQGARQRPPPRRDLTIPRGQNLPKPPTPPQVEEEFYTIADFQTTIPDGISFQAGVKVEVIEKNSSGWWYIQIEDKEGWAPITFIDKYKKTSLTPRPNFLAPLPNEMAQLKLEDGTASGAGQEDSWSKPLPDEPTASSESGARPKLRDWKSSASKGASAFSGPLPPAPSAPPAEEKPALPPRRESINKSLDIEITVEKPRTDLSKPMPPKPQAPGVIMPLLTPKAAPFKPDKPPEPKREVANKPLHLKNEMGLECGHKVSAKEVKKFNLKPVAKQPPKPKLDPPEEKPEVAGLALFMKPKPIVRPKPVPAAKPEPPAENKLDITNLRSKLKPSKPVEPGSGLAEPSQQNGTAANNAPSNVLPKMPPPNLPPNNALPKMPPPNNVLPKMPRPGSPPINALPKMPLAPNAHNGKATDEPKFPHKQQNGHGQVSPDKCAVSSHKEPPGRPAVLPRRPPPPKKTSEPSSPTETKAPLKELPDTKPAPPQLSRPPPPKPKAFVLPPPKEKVVPKPLLKSEKPGPPRDKLPPLIKDPSKEELFLAVADFEGDDQTASFKEGTMFQVMERNSSGWWFCKNLGEGPMKEGWIPSNYLTKKP; encoded by the exons GGAACCCATTGGAAAGAAGAAGTCCG GCATTGTGGAGAGAGCGACTACTTTCCTAAAGAGAG GAGACTCCAGCGCAGCTGACCCCCTGCTCCTGGACCAGTACGTGGCTGTCACTGACTATGAGAAGCAGGAGAGCTCTGAGATCAGCCTGCACGTGGGACAGACGGTGGAGGTCATCGAGAAGAATGAGTCTG GTTGGTGGTTTGTTAGTTCTGACGAGGCCCAGGGCTGGGTCCCTGCCACCTGCCTGGAGGCCCAGGATGACCCTGATGACTTCTCCCTGCCCGGTGAGGAAG AGGAGAAGTACACAGTGATCTACCCGTATGCAGCGAGAGACCAAGACGAGATCGACCTGGAGAGTGGCATGACAGTGGAGGTCATTCAGAAGAACCTGGAGGGCTGGTGGaagatcag GTACCAGGGACAGGAGGGCTGGGCCCCGGCGTCCTACCTGAAGAAGGCCGACATCCTGAGCCAGAAGCTGGCAGCAGGCCACGCCAGCACCAACGATCTGGACGGATTCTCCAAGCAGCAGAACCAAGCCAAAGAGAGCAAAGGAGACAACAAGGACCAGAAAGACAAGGGCTTCTCCCCCTTTGCCAAGCAGCACA AACAAGGGGCGAGACAGAGACCACCACCACGCAGGGATCTCACCATC ccgaGGGGGCAGAACCTGCCCAAGCCGCCCACCCCTCCTCAGGTGGAGGAGGAATTCTACACCATTGCAGACTTCCAGACCACCATCCCAGATGGCATCAGCTTCCAGGCTGGTGTCAAAGTGGAG GTGATAGAGAAGAACTCCAGTGGCTGGTGGTACATTCAGATTGAAGACAAAGAGGGCTGGGCCCCCATTACCTTCATCGACAAATACAAAAAGACCAGTTTGACCCCGCGCCCTAACTTCCTGGCACCTCTGCCCAACGAGATGGCCCAGCTGAAGCTGGAGGATGGCACTGCCAGCGGCGCGGGGCAAGAGGACAGCTGGTCCAAACCGCTGCCAGACGAGCCCACCGCGAGCAGCGAGTCCGGAGCCCGGCCCAAACTCAGAGACTGGAAGTCCAGCGCCAGTAAGGGGGCATCAGCCTTCTCCGGACCCCTGCCTCCTGCCCCGTCTGCCCCACCTGCTGAGGAGAAGCCAGCCTTGCCACCCCGTAGGGAGTCCATCAACAAGAGCCTGGACATTGAGATTACTGTGGAGAAACCCAGGACAGACCTATCCAAACCCATGCCTCCAAAACCCCAAGCCCCGGGTGTCATCATGCCCCTGCTCACCCCCAAAGCTGCCCCCTTCAAGCCCGACAAGCCCCCCGAGCCCAAGAGAGAGGTCGCGAACAAGCCTCTGCATCTGAAGAATGAGATGGGTCTGGAGTGTGGCCACAAGGTCTCTGCCAAAGAGGTGAAAAAGTTCAACCTGAAACCTGTGGCTAAGCAACCACCCAAGCCCAAGCTTGATCCACCGGAGGAGAAACCAGAGGTCGCCGGCCTTGCACTGTTCATGAAGCCTAAACCCATAGTGCGGCCCAAACCCGTCCCAGCTGCCAAGCCAGAGCCGCCAGCTGAGAACAAGCTGGACATCACCAACCTGAGGAGCAAGCTGAAGCCTTCAAAGCCAGTTGAACCAGGCTCTGGATTAGCAGAGCCAAGCCAGCAAAACGGCACTGCAGCCAACAACGCCCCTAGCAACGTTCTCCCCAAGATGCCGCCCCCCAACCTTCCCCCTAATAATGCTTTACCCAAGATGCCCCCTCCTAATAATGTTCTCCCCAAGATGCCGCGTCCCGGCAGCCCCCCTATCAATGCCCTACCCAAGATGCCCCTGGCCCCCAATGCTCACAATGGCAAGGCCACTGACGAGCCCAAATTCCCCCACAAGCAGCAAAACGGCCACGGACAGGTGAGCCCGGACAAATGTGCTGTTTCCTCACACAAAGAACCTCCAGGTAGACCCGCCGTCCTCCCTAGGAGACCCCCTCCACCCAAAAAGACCTCTGAGCCGTCCAGCCCCACAGAAACCAAAGCCCCCCTGAAAGAGCTCCCAGACACAAAGCCTGCTCCCCCTCAGCTCAGCAGGCCCCCTCCCCCTAAACCCAAGGCCTTCGTACTACCCCCACCCAAAGAGAAGGTGGTCCCAAAGCCCCTGCTTAAGAGTGAGAAACCAGGCCCTCCGAGGGACAAGCTGCCTCCTCTGATCAAGGATCCCAGTAAAGAGGAGCTGTTCTTGGCCGTGGCGGACTTTGAGGGCGACGATCAGACGGCCAGCTTCAAGGAGGGCACCATGTTCCAggtgatggagaggaacagcAGCGGCTGGTGGTTTTGTAAAAATCTAGGAGAAGGGCCAATGAAAGAGGGCTGGATCCCCTCCAATTACCTGACCAAGAAACCCTAA